DNA sequence from the Lysinibacillus sp. OF-1 genome:
TGTTCGAAATCTAGCTCCATAATTGTTTCGCGACCAAACATATCAACCGACACTTTTATTTTTCCTTTTTCCGTGTCAATTTCCTCAACACGCCCTTGGAAATGAGCGAACGGCCCTTCTAATACTTCAACAGCCTCACCAACAGTTATATCAACTTCTACAACCTTATCAGTCATACCCATTTGTTGTAGTAGACGATCTGCTTCCTCTGGTAGTAAAGGTGTTGGTTTTGCTCCTCCACCTGATGAGCCGATAAAGCCAGTAACGCCTGGCGTATTTCGTACTACATACCAAGAATCGTCTGTCATAATTAACTCAACTAACACATAACCAGGGAAAACTTTGCGCATCATCGTGCGCTTTTTCCCATCTTTCATTTCTGTTTCCTCGTGCTCAGGAACAATTACACGGAAGATTTTATCTTGCATTCCCATTGTTTCTACACGTTTTTCTAGGTTTGCTTTTACACGGTTTTCATACCCTGAATACGTATGAACAACATACCAATTTTTCTCCATAACTACTAGGACTCCTCGTCCGTCCCTCCCTTACAAATAAAAGTGAAAATGAATCGCGATATGCTAAACGCATTCTTACTCTTTTCACAAACATCTCATTAGAAAAATATAGCT
Encoded proteins:
- the nusG gene encoding transcription termination/antitermination protein NusG, which produces MEKNWYVVHTYSGYENRVKANLEKRVETMGMQDKIFRVIVPEHEETEMKDGKKRTMMRKVFPGYVLVELIMTDDSWYVVRNTPGVTGFIGSSGGGAKPTPLLPEEADRLLQQMGMTDKVVEVDITVGEAVEVLEGPFAHFQGRVEEIDTEKGKIKVSVDMFGRETIMELDFEQIQKL